One region of Chlorobiota bacterium genomic DNA includes:
- a CDS encoding phytoene desaturase — MDIIVIGSGFGGLSAAIRLQTQGHRVTVLEKRDKLGGRAYVYSQDGFTFDGGPTVITAPWLIEELFTEAGRNPADYLQFLPVDPFYRIYFEDGATFNYNGDPQGMEREIAKFNPDDVAGYRKFLERTKKIFATGFGLIDSPFLTFGSMLKVLPDLVRLRADRSVYRYASRYIHDERLRRVFSFHPLLVGGNPFQTTSIYTLILYLEREWGVWFAKGGTGAVVEALRRLFAELGGAVSLNTEVQEILIDEGARRARGVRLTDGRQLPADAVVCNSDTAFTYRNMMPERFRRTYTNKRIDRLKYSMSLYVLYFGTDRQYPQIPHHSIMLGKRYEGLLDDIFNRHHLPEDFSLYLHRPTATDSTLAPAGCDAFYVLSPVPHLASGNDWKKAARPYRDAIVKYLEDRYMPDLSRHIVTEHWIDPLHFRDTLNSHLGSAFSIAPILRQSAWFRPHNRSEEAENLYFTGAGTHPGAGLPGVISSAKIVANLLGPA, encoded by the coding sequence ACGGGACAAGTTGGGGGGGCGCGCCTATGTCTATTCCCAAGATGGCTTCACCTTCGACGGCGGCCCCACGGTGATTACGGCTCCGTGGCTGATTGAAGAACTGTTCACCGAAGCCGGACGCAACCCCGCCGATTACCTTCAATTCCTTCCCGTTGACCCTTTCTACCGAATCTATTTTGAGGATGGAGCCACCTTCAACTACAACGGCGACCCGCAGGGGATGGAACGGGAGATCGCCAAGTTCAACCCCGACGATGTTGCTGGCTACCGGAAATTTTTGGAGCGAACAAAGAAGATTTTCGCCACTGGTTTCGGGCTGATTGACTCCCCGTTCCTCACCTTTGGCTCCATGCTGAAAGTCCTTCCCGATCTAGTCCGCCTGCGTGCCGACCGCTCGGTGTATCGCTACGCCAGCCGCTACATCCACGACGAGCGGTTGCGGCGTGTGTTCAGCTTCCACCCGCTGCTGGTTGGGGGGAATCCGTTCCAGACCACCTCCATCTACACACTGATCTTGTACCTTGAGCGGGAGTGGGGTGTGTGGTTTGCAAAAGGGGGAACCGGGGCAGTGGTGGAAGCGTTGCGGCGGTTGTTTGCCGAGCTTGGCGGAGCCGTTAGCCTAAACACCGAGGTCCAAGAGATTCTGATTGATGAAGGGGCGCGCCGCGCCCGTGGGGTGCGGCTAACCGATGGCCGCCAGCTTCCTGCCGATGCAGTGGTTTGCAACAGCGACACAGCCTTCACCTACCGGAACATGATGCCGGAGCGGTTCCGCCGGACCTACACCAACAAGCGGATTGACCGGCTGAAATACTCCATGTCGCTCTATGTCCTCTATTTCGGCACCGACCGGCAGTATCCCCAGATTCCGCACCACAGCATCATGTTGGGGAAGCGGTACGAAGGGTTGCTGGATGACATTTTCAACCGGCATCACCTTCCGGAGGATTTCTCCCTGTATCTGCACCGCCCCACCGCAACCGACAGCACGTTGGCCCCGGCGGGATGCGATGCCTTCTACGTCCTTTCCCCGGTGCCGCATCTTGCCAGCGGCAACGATTGGAAGAAGGCCGCACGCCCGTATCGCGATGCCATTGTGAAGTATCTGGAGGACCGCTACATGCCCGATTTGTCGCGGCATATCGTGACCGAGCATTGGATTGACCCGCTCCATTTTCGGGACACCTTGAACAGCCATTTGGGAAGCGCGTTCAGCATTGCGCCAATCCTGAGGCAATCGGCGTGGTTCCGCCCGCACAACCGGTCGGAGGAAGCGGAGAACCTGTATTTTACCGGAGCCGGAACCCACCCCGGAGCAGGGCTGCCAGGGGTGATTTCCAGCGCGAAGATTGTGGCCAACTTGCTTGGCCCGGCGTAA
- a CDS encoding histidine triad nucleotide-binding protein, with amino-acid sequence MPTIFSKIISGEIPADVVYRDDQVMAFRDIAPQAPTHILIIPIEEIATANDLSAQHEQLVGHMVAVAARIAREAGIADDGYRLVVNCNRDGGQEVYHLHLHLLGGRKMGWPPG; translated from the coding sequence ATGCCAACGATTTTTTCCAAGATCATCAGCGGTGAAATCCCGGCTGATGTTGTTTATCGCGACGACCAAGTGATGGCCTTCCGCGACATCGCGCCCCAGGCACCAACCCATATTTTGATTATCCCTATCGAGGAGATAGCAACCGCCAATGATCTATCGGCGCAGCATGAGCAGTTGGTGGGCCACATGGTGGCGGTTGCCGCCCGCATCGCCCGCGAAGCAGGGATTGCCGATGATGGCTACCGATTAGTGGTAAACTGCAATCGCGACGGAGGGCAGGAGGTGTATCACCTGCATCTTCACCTGCTTGGCGGGCGCAAAATGGGGTGGCCACCCGGGTGA
- a CDS encoding HU family DNA-binding protein yields MNKADLVGAVATAANLTNAQAESAVKGMLDAIGGALKNGDSVQIIGFGTFGVGARAARTGRNPKTGEAIKIAASKTIKFSAGKSLKDSVNAAKAKKAPAKAAAKAAPAKAAKAAPAKAAKKK; encoded by the coding sequence GTGAACAAAGCTGATCTGGTGGGCGCAGTGGCCACCGCCGCAAACTTGACCAATGCACAGGCCGAAAGTGCCGTGAAAGGAATGCTGGACGCCATCGGCGGCGCATTGAAGAATGGGGACTCCGTGCAGATTATCGGCTTCGGCACATTTGGTGTTGGCGCGCGTGCAGCACGGACCGGACGCAATCCGAAAACCGGAGAAGCAATCAAGATTGCAGCCAGCAAAACCATCAAATTCTCAGCCGGTAAATCGCTGAAGGATTCGGTGAATGCCGCCAAAGCCAAGAAAGCCCCAGCCAAGGCCGCCGCAAAAGCTGCCCCAGCCAAGGCCGCAAAAGCCGCTCCGGCAAAAGCTGCAAAAAAGAAGTAG
- a CDS encoding elongation factor G, with protein sequence MAAETRSENVRTIVLAGHGGAGKTTLAEAMLYAAKETNRMGQIPDGSTVSDYHPDEIERGVSLMLSVLHANWRGHKINILDAPGFPDFIGDLKSAVRVADTLVMAVDASTGVGFGADSAWEFAGETKAPVLFALTKINTEQAHFEETLDYLREHFSRDIVPLEYPVYENKQISAVVNILEMKAMKFADDGSGLHTDTADIPPSVQARCAEIREGLIETLAESDESLLDNFFNNGTLTDEEIAKGLRAALLQRKIFPLFAVSSTQNIGVTPLMDFIVDYCPSPMDLPAPPAAVPNNPNAINLPKSSEGEPIIFIFKTISEPHVGELSFFRVFHGKVTPGLDLVNVDSGTTERLNQVYIVNGKNRKDVPALNYGDIGAVVKLKNTHTNNTLAPKGKTVKIPTIWYPAPITDAALISKGKGDEAKVAEALHVMHEEDPTFSVHMDPESHQTVISGLGELHLDVVVKRLTSKYGLQVEMKPPRIPYRETIRGAVATSYRHRKQTGGAGQFGEVHFYIEPYDENRPVPSQYQVRDQELEALQWGGHFHFINSIVGGSIEARFIPAVKKGILEILRGGAYAGYPMSNVRVVLFDGKMHAVDSNENAFKTAARMCLKQGIKECRPQLMEPIWNVEISAPADYMGDIMGDLSSHRGRIMGMDSKGSAQIIKAQIPLAELYGYAARLRSLTQGRGSYTRAFSHYEEVPKDVEAKIVAAADLQDEEE encoded by the coding sequence GTGGCAGCAGAAACCAGATCGGAGAACGTCCGCACCATTGTGCTTGCGGGGCATGGTGGTGCCGGAAAAACAACCCTTGCCGAAGCGATGTTGTACGCGGCAAAGGAAACCAACCGCATGGGGCAAATCCCCGACGGATCAACCGTTAGCGATTACCACCCGGACGAAATCGAACGGGGCGTTTCGCTGATGCTGTCGGTCCTTCATGCCAACTGGCGTGGGCATAAAATCAACATCCTTGACGCGCCCGGCTTCCCCGATTTTATCGGCGATTTGAAATCCGCCGTTCGCGTGGCCGACACATTGGTGATGGCCGTGGATGCCAGCACCGGCGTGGGATTCGGTGCCGATTCCGCCTGGGAGTTTGCCGGCGAAACCAAAGCACCGGTTCTGTTCGCGCTCACGAAAATCAACACCGAGCAAGCACACTTCGAGGAAACGCTGGACTACCTGCGCGAGCATTTCAGCCGCGACATCGTCCCGCTGGAATATCCGGTGTATGAGAACAAACAGATCAGCGCGGTGGTGAATATCCTGGAGATGAAGGCAATGAAGTTTGCCGACGACGGAAGCGGCCTCCATACCGACACTGCCGACATCCCCCCCAGCGTTCAAGCGCGCTGCGCCGAAATCCGCGAGGGGTTGATTGAAACGCTTGCCGAGTCGGACGAATCGCTGCTGGACAACTTCTTCAACAACGGCACGCTGACCGATGAAGAGATTGCCAAAGGATTGCGGGCCGCGCTGCTTCAACGGAAAATCTTCCCCCTGTTTGCCGTCAGCAGCACCCAGAATATCGGCGTAACTCCACTGATGGATTTCATCGTGGATTACTGCCCAAGCCCCATGGACCTTCCGGCACCGCCGGCCGCCGTGCCGAACAACCCCAATGCCATCAATCTTCCAAAAAGCTCCGAAGGGGAGCCGATCATTTTCATCTTCAAAACGATTAGCGAGCCGCACGTTGGCGAGCTTTCGTTCTTCCGGGTCTTCCACGGGAAAGTCACCCCGGGCCTTGATCTGGTGAACGTTGACAGCGGAACCACCGAACGCCTGAACCAGGTCTATATCGTCAACGGCAAAAACCGCAAGGACGTTCCCGCGCTTAACTATGGCGACATCGGCGCGGTGGTAAAGCTGAAGAACACCCACACGAACAACACCCTTGCGCCAAAAGGGAAGACCGTAAAAATCCCCACCATCTGGTATCCCGCGCCGATTACCGACGCGGCCTTAATCAGCAAGGGGAAAGGGGATGAAGCCAAAGTGGCCGAAGCCTTGCACGTGATGCACGAGGAGGACCCAACCTTCAGCGTCCACATGGACCCGGAATCGCACCAGACGGTGATTAGTGGATTGGGCGAACTGCACCTGGACGTTGTGGTGAAACGCCTTACCAGCAAGTACGGCTTGCAGGTGGAAATGAAGCCGCCCCGCATCCCCTACCGCGAAACGATTCGGGGGGCAGTGGCAACCAGTTACCGCCACCGGAAGCAAACCGGGGGCGCGGGGCAGTTCGGCGAAGTCCATTTCTACATTGAGCCGTACGACGAGAACCGTCCGGTCCCTTCGCAATATCAGGTTCGGGACCAGGAGCTTGAGGCATTGCAGTGGGGTGGGCATTTCCATTTCATCAACTCGATTGTTGGCGGCTCCATTGAGGCACGTTTTATCCCGGCGGTGAAGAAAGGGATTCTGGAGATTCTTCGCGGCGGAGCCTACGCCGGATACCCGATGTCGAACGTTCGGGTGGTGCTGTTCGATGGCAAGATGCACGCCGTGGACTCGAACGAAAACGCATTCAAAACCGCCGCACGGATGTGCCTGAAGCAAGGGATCAAAGAGTGCCGCCCGCAACTGATGGAACCAATCTGGAACGTGGAGATTTCCGCGCCGGCAGATTACATGGGGGACATCATGGGCGATTTAAGCAGCCACCGCGGGCGGATTATGGGAATGGATTCCAAAGGCTCGGCACAGATTATTAAAGCCCAGATTCCGCTGGCCGAACTGTACGGCTACGCGGCGCGGCTCCGCTCGCTAACGCAAGGCCGCGGAAGCTACACCCGCGCCTTCAGCCACTACGAGGAGGTGCCGAAGGATGTGGAAGCGAAGATTGTGGCCGCCGCCGATTTGCAGGACGAGGAGGAATAG